ATGTTCCCCCCATAACCTTAGTATCCATCGGTGAAAAAATGCTGCTATACGAATCCCCTATGATATCGCTGGAAACAACCGGGTCTTCACAATATTTGACTACACCCTTCATCGAGCTATCTGCATATTGTTTAACCTTAGCATTAATCTCCTCCACTGTAGTGGTTTTTTCGATTCTGCAGGTTAAATCGACGAGAGAACCATCGGCTACAGGCACACGAACCGCCATTCCATCGAGCTTTCCCTCCATATCTGGTATAACAAGGCTAAGTGCTTTTGCTGCACCCGTCGTTGTTGGGATAATATTCTGCGCGGCGGTTCTGGCACGCCTTAAATCCTTATGCGGAAGGTCGAGTATTCGCTGGTCGTTAGTGTATGCGTGGATGGTAGTCATTAGACCGCTGATAATTCTGAACTCGTCATGAAGTATCTTAACGATAGGCGCGAGGCAATTGGTCGTGCAGCTTCCGATTGAAACAATGTGATGTTTATCTTTATTGTAATCATCAAAATTAACGCCTTTCACGAAGGTGCCGTCGAGTGGCGTCTTGCCCGGTGCGGAAACGAGGACTTTCTTAGCGCCGGCTTCGATATGCCATCCGGCCTTCTCGCGAGTGCGAAATATGCCGGTCGATTCGAGCACGATATCGATGTTCTCCTCTTTCCATGGTAGGGCTTTGGGGTCTCTTTCCGCAGATACTAAAATTTTCTTTCCGTCAATAAAAATAGCGTTATCTTCGCTCTTAACCTCATGGTTCCAGACACCGTAGGTGCTATCATATTTTAGAAGATGCGCAAGAGTTTTTGAGTCGGTAATGTCGTTGATATGCGCGACCTCGATATTCGGGTCGTCCCAGATAATTCTCATTACTTGTCTTCCAATTCTTCCAAAACCATTGATGGCTAATTTCATTTTTCCTCCATTAATTATTTTTAATATCGGCACCACAATAAAATTCGTTGTAGTGTTTTAAGAAATATTTGTAATTCATGCTAAAGATTTTCCTATCGGTTTCCCATCGACGCATTTCTATCTGAATATCATCGGTTTCATTATCGAGAATGTAACCGGTTAAATAGGCGACTGGCTGCATATTGGGGCCTATCATCGATTTCATCTCGCGAATATATTTATTATAATCATCGGGAATAGCACTCATATATCTCTTTTGATGCTGGACTTCGACGGCGTTGTTCCGATCATCGAAGTAATCCTCCGGCCCGACTAAATATACATCGTAACCGCAACGAACGCTTATCAGGGCCATTTCGGAGGTTGCATCCCATTCGGGATAATCCCCGACAATTGCTTCTCCAACTATCTTAACGATACTTTCGATTAAATCTTTCCCCGAATCGATATCGATTTCCTCGAATTCCTGATAAACAGCGAACACTGCGATTTTGTTATATTGTGAGGGCGTATAGTCCTCGGGGATTTGCGAACAGGAAAGTCCGAGAAGCGACGCCAAAACAACGATGAATGTCAAGTAGGTAGTTTTCCTCAAAGTTTTACTCCCTGAAAAGGTCTTTAATGTCCAAAAGGCTATTAAAAACCTTCTTTATCTTTTTAATTTCGTCTGTCATTTTGATGGTTACAATATCCGTGCCGCGCAGTGCAACCATAACGCCCGATTTATTTTCGGCAATTGCGTTTGTGGCAGCAACTCCGAATCTTGTCGAAAGAACTCTATCGAAAGCACTTGGATTTCCACCGCGTTGAAGATGTCCAAGGACTACATGACGGCTTTCCCAATCGATTTTATCCTCGATTTCATCCGCAAGAATTTTTCCAATTCCTCCGAGATGGATATGGCCGAACTCGTCGCGTTCGGCATCTCCAATGAAAAGCGAACCGTCGACGTCGTTTTCTATCTCAAGTTTAGCACCCTCGCTAACTGCGATAATTGCATATTCTTTACCATCTTCGCGCATTTTTTTAAGCGGTTCGAACAAATCTTTATCCAAATCAAAAGGTATCTCTGGAACTAGTATTATATCGGCGCTTCCCGCAAGACCGGATTCCATTGTTATCCAACCGGCGTGGCGACCCATAATTTCGACTACTATAACGCGATTGTGGCTTTGTGCGGTTGTATGAAGACGGTCGATTGCCTCGGTGGCGATATTTAAAGCGGTATCGAAACCGAAGGTGACGTCTGTCCCGGTAAGGTCATTATCAATTGTCTTAGGCACACCGACTACATTGAAGCTATTATCGAGCTTCCATAGACTATACGCGGCGCCGAGTGTGTCTTCACCGCCTATTGCGATAATAGCATCGAGACCGAGTTTATGGAAATTATCGATAGCCATTCGCGCTTCAGCTTCATTGCTAGCGGGATTTGTTCGACTTGTGCGAAGTATTGTTCCGCCTATAGGAAGAATATTGCTCACATCTTTGATTGAAAGCGGTTGTGTAATTTTTTCAAGGAGCCCCTTCCACCCGAATTTTAGACCGACGAACTCCATATCGTGATTACGAATTCCCGAATATACCGCCCCTCGAATGACCCCGTTCAAACCGGGACAATCGCCTCCACCTGTCAAGATTCCTATTTTTTTATTCATTCAATCCTCCATCTATTCATTTAATCTATGTAACATAAAAATATAATAAAAATAAGTCAAGACAAGAAAATGTGTTTTATTTTAAGTCTCAAAGCAAGGGCTTAAAAATTATTATTCACGACACGATTTTACAGATCATGACCTCGGCGAAATAAACTACCCGCGCTTATCGAGCGACCACGCTATCCAAGCAGTGAATAAAATATATTAAAAGCATATTAATGTGATATTTCAGGAGGGATGGTTCCCAACGCTACCGAATAAACAAAGAAAAGCCTCCGTGATTCAACGCGGAGGCTCTGGCTCTAAAAATCTGGCGAAAGAGAGGATTACTTAGCTAGAATAAGAATAGCGCTTTTTGAAACGCCGGCAAATGACGTTTTTGCGAAATAAATGCCTGCGGGCATAGCTTCTCCAGATACATCGGTGCCATTCCAATAGCTTCCACCTTCGATTGTGTTAATGAGTCTTCCGTTCATGTCGAATATATCGACATAGGATGGAGCGTCGATTTTGCAGGAAGGGTTGAATGGATTAGGTGTCACAGAAATAGCGTAATCCTGTGGTTTAACTGTTTCGATAATGTCGGTTCCAAGATTAATATCCATACCGGATTCGGATAAACCTCCTCCGCCGACAACTACCATCTCTCCGAAAGGTCCATCATAAAAGGCCGACAGTTCGCCGATGTCGAGTGTGCTGTTGCCGTTGATATCAGCGAAAGCCTCGAGTTTTTTTGGCCCGGAAGGAATGTCGAAGAGAGTATAATCGGCGACGCCTACGCAAAAAGTCTCTTCAAGCTCTGCTACACCACCAGAGAATTCATTATATGCATCATAAATATTGATGCATAAGTCACCCGGATCGCCGCCGTAGGTAATGGTTCCAGCGATGTTGGCAGAGGGGGCGAGGGTAACATCCACTCCACTGGCCGAGCCATCGGTCAGAGTAACTACGCTTGAATGCATTCCTGCGGGATTACCGCTAGCTGGCGTCATATCAACAAGCATAAGTGCTATGCACCAGTAGTTAACATCATTCATGAGTGTGTCAGCAGTAATGGTGTATTCACCCGGAACCGAAAGAGAGGTTGCCGGAAGTGTCATAAGATCGATAGTTGTGTTGCCTTCATCAATACATCCAACAACTATCATCCCTGTTTCGGTTCCTGAATAGGTTACTGTTCCGCTAACAGAACCACCAAAAACCGTTCCTACCGCCAAAGCAGTCGCGATAATAAAAGTTAGATTTTTCATGTGCCCTCCATTTAATTTTGGGTTAAAAAATTTCTAATAATCTAATATTTTGTTTTTATTTTTGCAAGGACAAAAATTCGTTGGCAATTAAAACCTTAAAGTCCAGCGTTTTTGCTTGATATCTTCGCGATTATAATATACGCCATGCACCTTTAATCCACGATTATCAAGTAAAGTGATAATCCCACCAAGGCTTGAAAGAACAGTGCTATTCCCCGATAGCTTAATTGTTAAAAACTGCCCCGGCTTGATAATGGTTTTGGTGATTACCTCTTTATTCATAAGCAGATCCGCAATGGAGAAACCATCTAGATCGACAGGTTTATCAGTCACATTAAGCAAGGTTACTTTTTGTTCAACAGGTTTGTTTCCGTCGAAATGAAGAGTTGCCCCCATGATATATACTTCAGGAATGTCCGGTATCTCAGGATCATCGTAACTTTCAGGAATAGGTAGGGGTTCAGGGCCTATTGGAAATCCAGTTGCGTCGTCGGTATGTCTGGACTGTGATTGGAACACAACAAAAACAGCTGTCCAAAGGTTATCCTTGGGATAATAAAAGAACAGCGCGCCATCCTGCCATACACCATTCTCCCTACTCCATTTGACATAACTTCCTTGGTTTTGATGCACATTCTGGATTGTTTTACTCGGGTCGAATCCAAAAAATCTATCTTTGGTTTCTCCAGGGCCGTGAATTTCTCCGAAAACATAAACAAGAGCATCTTTATCTTCCATAGCTGAAAGGACACAGTTGTCCATTATATTATTGAAACCGCCGCCAGGGCCTATTCTTCCCTGAGGGAGTTTAATAAGTTCATCCATCTTAAAAGGATTAAGCCGAATATAATCTATAGCGCCACTGCTTGGAGTTTTATCCAGATTAGTAAACCCCATTTTATATCTTCCCAATCTACTCGTTAATGGGTGATTAAAATTATCGATAACCCTATATCTTATATTTGATGGATAGGCCTCCGATTTGACAGTAATTTGAACCCTAAATTCGTTTTTGCCGTCAGAAACATGCATATGGTAATATGGGCTTAAACCGGTTCTGCAGGGAAGTCGATTAACAGCATATCCTTTAAAAACTCCATAGTTTTCAAGTGGCATAATTCCTCCTGAGTATTTGCTTTGTTATATCTCAAAGATAATTCATTTTTTTAAAAACGCAACGATATAAAAAGAAATAAGAGTAATTATAGCATATATTTGTATTTTATTGTTGACGGTATTTAGAGTATTGTCGGTTATAATTAACATTAATTTAGATATTCTGTTTGACTTGTTCTCGAAGAAATTATAAATTTAGTTCTAATGAGAACTATTATTAAATTATTGTTGTTGCTTCTGGTTTCTGTCCCACTTTCAGGAATCAACCTTAAAGCCGGTGTAGGATATTCCGCGTTATCCCAAAAATATGTTCTTTTTGAGGAGGATACACTATCGACCTCCAACGAGGGAAAGCTGTTTTTAGAAGGGAACGTCGGAAGTCAATACGGCAAACCCGGGATTCGTGCTAATTGGTTGCTATCTGGGGGGACTTCAAGTTTTTTGGGGCGCGGCTGGTGCAGATGGAAGCGCTTTTTTAATGAAGATCTCTCACTTATCACCGAGTTATCATCGGATTTTAGAAAACCTTATGAGAAGGCTACCTCTGTTGGTTATTTTAAAGGATCTGGGTTTGCTAAAATCAAGCGTGATTGGGATGAAACATCAATTGCTGCAAAAATCGCCTATGAGAATAAAGTTTATTCAGGTGAATCGTCATATTCCTACGATTATTCACTTTCTCGTTTTCGCTTTGATGTTGTAAACCCCTTCTTTGGAAACGATGAATTGGATATTGGATACCAATTCGCTTTCAGATTTGCTCCGGATACTATCAAGGCAAATTACATT
This DNA window, taken from bacterium, encodes the following:
- a CDS encoding ATP-dependent 6-phosphofructokinase → MNKKIGILTGGGDCPGLNGVIRGAVYSGIRNHDMEFVGLKFGWKGLLEKITQPLSIKDVSNILPIGGTILRTSRTNPASNEAEARMAIDNFHKLGLDAIIAIGGEDTLGAAYSLWKLDNSFNVVGVPKTIDNDLTGTDVTFGFDTALNIATEAIDRLHTTAQSHNRVIVVEIMGRHAGWITMESGLAGSADIILVPEIPFDLDKDLFEPLKKMREDGKEYAIIAVSEGAKLEIENDVDGSLFIGDAERDEFGHIHLGGIGKILADEIEDKIDWESRHVVLGHLQRGGNPSAFDRVLSTRFGVAATNAIAENKSGVMVALRGTDIVTIKMTDEIKKIKKVFNSLLDIKDLFRE
- a CDS encoding DUF2278 family protein, producing the protein MPLENYGVFKGYAVNRLPCRTGLSPYYHMHVSDGKNEFRVQITVKSEAYPSNIRYRVIDNFNHPLTSRLGRYKMGFTNLDKTPSSGAIDYIRLNPFKMDELIKLPQGRIGPGGGFNNIMDNCVLSAMEDKDALVYVFGEIHGPGETKDRFFGFDPSKTIQNVHQNQGSYVKWSRENGVWQDGALFFYYPKDNLWTAVFVVFQSQSRHTDDATGFPIGPEPLPIPESYDDPEIPDIPEVYIMGATLHFDGNKPVEQKVTLLNVTDKPVDLDGFSIADLLMNKEVITKTIIKPGQFLTIKLSGNSTVLSSLGGIITLLDNRGLKVHGVYYNREDIKQKRWTLRF
- the gap gene encoding type I glyceraldehyde-3-phosphate dehydrogenase encodes the protein MKLAINGFGRIGRQVMRIIWDDPNIEVAHINDITDSKTLAHLLKYDSTYGVWNHEVKSEDNAIFIDGKKILVSAERDPKALPWKEENIDIVLESTGIFRTREKAGWHIEAGAKKVLVSAPGKTPLDGTFVKGVNFDDYNKDKHHIVSIGSCTTNCLAPIVKILHDEFRIISGLMTTIHAYTNDQRILDLPHKDLRRARTAAQNIIPTTTGAAKALSLVIPDMEGKLDGMAVRVPVADGSLVDLTCRIEKTTTVEEINAKVKQYADSSMKGVVKYCEDPVVSSDIIGDSYSSIFSPMDTKVMGGTFIKVLSWYDNEWGFSNRAVDMIKMML